A single region of the Nitrososphaerota archaeon genome encodes:
- a CDS encoding dihydrolipoyl dehydrogenase (Catalyzes the oxidation of dihydrolipoamide to lipoamide) produces MGETEGMIKIVTLVNAYTGKIIGIHMLGPLVTEVAGEATLVIKYGVSPKDIVETFHAHPTIAEAIRDAALKIITS; encoded by the coding sequence GTATGGGTGAAACTGAAGGAATGATAAAAATAGTTACTTTAGTAAATGCGTATACTGGAAAAATAATTGGAATACACATGCTTGGACCACTTGTTACAGAAGTTGCAGGAGAAGCCACATTAGTTATTAAGTATGGCGTATCTCCAAAAGATATAGTTGAAACTTTTCATGCACATCCAACAATTGCTGAAGCTATTAGGGATGCTGCTTTAAAAATTATTACATCTTA